The following coding sequences lie in one Polynucleobacter necessarius genomic window:
- a CDS encoding FAD-binding oxidoreductase, with amino-acid sequence MTNSFINEIKNILDQKYVLIEEVDKAPYQTDWRKRFTGKAQAVVLPGASDEVAQIVKLCAANNVSIVPQGGHTGFCGGATPDNIGNQIIMNFKRMNQIREIDVANQTITLEAGCILQAVQEEAANYGFLFPLSLGAEGSCMIGGNLATNAGGTNVLRYGNARDLCLGLEVVTASGDIWDGMKDLRKDNTGYDLRDLFVGSEGTLGIITAAVMKLYPLPISQWTTLVATDNIASTIALLNLFQKRATSLLTGFEMMTQESLDLNEKHFPQMANPLQGNLPYTVLIELSDHESETHVRQLLETILEEAFEAQLISDAVIASNLSQANTFWQMREHITLAQAEEGANLKHDITIPLSFLDSFISETDQLMRERFPGVRIINFGHLGDGNLHYNIAPPLGIDPRFFNETNEKPIRELVYGQVERCKGSISAEHGVGQLKLDGLRAHKGEVAHELMKTLKRALDPQNILNPNKVVSI; translated from the coding sequence ATGACTAACTCATTCATTAACGAAATAAAGAATATTCTTGATCAGAAATACGTTCTGATTGAGGAAGTAGATAAGGCACCCTATCAAACTGATTGGCGTAAGCGTTTTACTGGCAAAGCTCAAGCGGTAGTGCTTCCAGGTGCGAGTGATGAAGTTGCTCAGATCGTAAAACTATGTGCGGCGAACAACGTATCTATCGTTCCACAGGGTGGCCACACTGGCTTTTGTGGTGGTGCCACTCCCGACAACATTGGCAACCAAATCATCATGAACTTTAAGCGCATGAATCAGATAAGGGAAATCGATGTTGCCAATCAAACCATAACGCTTGAAGCCGGTTGTATTTTGCAAGCTGTACAAGAAGAAGCAGCTAATTATGGCTTTCTATTCCCACTCAGTCTTGGTGCCGAGGGAAGCTGCATGATTGGTGGCAACTTGGCAACCAATGCTGGTGGAACTAACGTATTGCGCTATGGCAATGCACGCGATTTGTGTTTGGGTCTCGAAGTTGTCACTGCTAGTGGTGATATTTGGGATGGCATGAAAGACTTGCGCAAAGATAACACTGGCTACGATCTGAGGGATTTGTTTGTTGGATCTGAGGGCACCCTGGGAATCATTACTGCTGCAGTCATGAAGCTTTACCCCCTGCCCATATCGCAATGGACCACCTTAGTTGCTACCGATAACATTGCCTCTACGATAGCGCTCCTCAATTTATTCCAAAAAAGAGCAACGTCATTGCTCACGGGTTTTGAGATGATGACGCAAGAGTCTTTGGATTTGAATGAAAAACACTTTCCGCAGATGGCCAACCCGCTTCAAGGTAACCTGCCTTATACAGTTTTAATTGAGCTGTCTGATCACGAAAGTGAGACTCATGTAAGGCAATTATTGGAGACTATCCTGGAGGAGGCTTTTGAGGCGCAGCTCATTAGTGACGCCGTGATCGCTAGCAATCTAAGTCAAGCAAATACATTTTGGCAGATGCGTGAACACATTACCCTTGCGCAAGCCGAAGAAGGCGCGAACCTGAAGCATGACATCACCATCCCCCTATCTTTCCTTGATTCCTTTATCAGTGAAACAGATCAATTAATGAGGGAAAGATTCCCTGGGGTCAGAATCATCAATTTTGGCCATTTGGGCGATGGAAACTTGCATTACAACATTGCCCCACCCCTTGGCATCGACCCTAGATTTTTTAACGAAACGAATGAAAAACCCATTCGTGAGCTGGTTTATGGGCAGGTTGAGCGATGCAAAGGCTCCATTTCCGCAGAGCATGGGGTTGGACAGCTCAAATTGGATGGATTAAGGGCTCACAAGGGTGAAGTCGCCCACGAACTCATGAAGACTCTTAAAAGAGCTCTAGACCCTCAAAATATCCTAAATCCCAATAAAGTTGTCTCCATATAG
- a CDS encoding DUF2069 domain-containing protein: MIKKILEKNPYQLLATAAFVGLFIICVCWEWFISPLRPGGSWLILKGIPLLFAIPGLWKGKVYTMQWASMLILLYITEGLVRILETGANFWLALLETMLATIGFICLLIYLKPIKKEAKLLKKQREAQQ; this comes from the coding sequence ATGATTAAAAAAATTCTTGAAAAAAATCCTTATCAACTTTTAGCTACTGCAGCATTTGTGGGTTTATTTATTATCTGCGTTTGCTGGGAATGGTTTATCTCGCCACTAAGGCCAGGCGGTTCCTGGCTAATTTTAAAAGGGATACCACTACTATTTGCCATCCCAGGATTATGGAAAGGTAAGGTTTACACCATGCAATGGGCTTCCATGTTGATACTGCTATATATCACTGAAGGATTAGTTCGCATTCTAGAAACAGGCGCTAATTTTTGGCTTGCTCTTCTCGAGACTATGCTTGCAACCATTGGATTTATCTGTTTATTGATTTACTTGAAGCCGATAAAAAAAGAAGCAAAACTGTTAAAGAAACAGCGCGAAGCTCAGCAATGA
- the wrbA gene encoding NAD(P)H:quinone oxidoreductase yields the protein MSQHDILVLYYSRYGATKDLARLIAEGIESVPGVNARLRTVPAVSTVCEAAEATVPQGGAPYVEYSDLQECVGLALGSPTRFGNMAAPMKYFWDGSSSEWMNGALIGKPACVFTSTGSMHGGQESTLLTMMIPLFHHGMMLMGIPYSEPNLMASSTGGSPYGVTHLAHADGRAPISPEEQRLAKAQGKRLALTALMLHNNKEKH from the coding sequence ATGAGCCAACACGATATTTTAGTTTTGTACTACTCCCGTTATGGTGCAACCAAGGATTTAGCACGACTGATTGCTGAAGGAATCGAGAGTGTTCCCGGGGTAAACGCCCGCCTCCGAACTGTTCCAGCCGTTTCAACAGTTTGCGAGGCTGCCGAAGCAACGGTTCCTCAAGGAGGCGCGCCTTATGTCGAATATTCGGATTTACAAGAATGTGTCGGCTTGGCTCTTGGGTCGCCCACACGTTTTGGCAATATGGCTGCGCCGATGAAATACTTTTGGGATGGCAGTTCATCAGAATGGATGAATGGAGCCTTGATTGGTAAACCGGCGTGTGTTTTTACTAGCACCGGGAGTATGCATGGTGGTCAAGAAAGCACACTCTTAACCATGATGATCCCTCTCTTTCACCATGGCATGATGCTGATGGGTATTCCTTATAGCGAGCCAAATTTAATGGCTTCTAGCACTGGTGGAAGTCCATATGGCGTGACGCACCTTGCTCATGCTGATGGACGTGCCCCAATTAGTCCTGAAGAACAACGTCTAGCGAAGGCCCAAGGAAAGAGACTTGCGCTAACTGCCTTAATGCTCCATAACAATAAAGAAAAGCATTAA
- a CDS encoding CBS domain-containing protein, with protein sequence MKVRDILRVKGGTLFTVAPDTALQTAVLVMSEHDIGSLVVMEYDKLVGILTFREVIAALAKHHGKLEGLQVSSVMNQKPLTCNMETEIDEVRRMMLVDHARYLPVVDQKMLMGVISFYDVAKSVVEAQDFENTMLKAYIRDWPEDTEKAAS encoded by the coding sequence ATGAAAGTTCGTGACATATTACGCGTTAAAGGGGGCACCCTTTTTACTGTAGCCCCTGATACCGCTCTGCAAACAGCAGTGCTTGTCATGAGCGAGCACGATATCGGTTCTTTGGTGGTTATGGAATACGACAAGTTGGTGGGCATTCTGACCTTCCGCGAAGTGATTGCTGCTTTGGCTAAACACCATGGCAAGCTTGAGGGTCTTCAAGTCAGCTCGGTGATGAATCAAAAGCCATTAACTTGCAATATGGAAACTGAAATTGATGAAGTCCGTCGCATGATGTTGGTTGATCATGCTCGTTATTTACCCGTGGTTGATCAAAAGATGTTGATGGGTGTGATTTCTTTCTACGACGTGGCGAAATCGGTGGTCGAGGCCCAAGATTTTGAGAACACCATGTTAAAAGCCTATATTAGAGATTGGCCCGAAGATACCGAAAAGGCTGCTTCCTAA
- the aroC gene encoding chorismate synthase — translation MSGNTLGLFFTVTTFGESHGPAIGAVVDGCPPGMSLSESDIQFDLDRRKPGISRHVTQRKEEDRVEILSGVFEGKTTGTPIALLIRNTDQRSQDYGDILQTFRPGHADYAYQQKYGIRDPRGGGRSSARLTAPVVAAAAIAKKWLREKYGTEFYGYMSQLGEKEIPFKDISHIGSNPFFAANAEIIPELESYMDELRKAGDSCGARIEVRARNVPTGLGEPLFDKLDADIAHAMMGINAVKGVEIGAGFKSVSQRGSEHGDELHPGGFATNNSGGTLGGISSGQDLRISIAIKPTSSIMSPKQSVDLDGNPITVQTKGRHDPCVGIRATPIAEAMLALVLMDHALRYRAQCADVSSPAASILASQPGPYRD, via the coding sequence ATGTCAGGAAATACTTTAGGCCTTTTTTTTACTGTTACCACCTTTGGTGAATCTCATGGTCCTGCAATTGGGGCCGTTGTTGATGGCTGCCCTCCAGGAATGAGTTTGTCGGAATCCGATATTCAATTCGATTTGGATCGCCGCAAACCAGGCATCTCACGCCATGTAACTCAACGCAAGGAAGAGGATAGGGTTGAAATTCTCTCAGGCGTTTTTGAGGGCAAAACTACGGGTACACCTATTGCGCTGTTGATTCGAAATACTGATCAGCGAAGTCAAGACTACGGCGATATCTTGCAAACTTTTCGCCCTGGTCACGCTGACTATGCCTATCAGCAAAAGTATGGCATTCGCGATCCCCGCGGAGGCGGTCGCTCATCCGCACGCTTGACTGCTCCCGTTGTTGCTGCTGCAGCTATTGCCAAAAAGTGGTTGCGTGAAAAGTATGGCACCGAGTTTTATGGCTACATGAGCCAATTAGGTGAAAAAGAAATTCCATTCAAGGATATTTCACATATTGGCAGCAATCCATTTTTCGCTGCCAATGCTGAAATCATTCCTGAACTCGAAAGTTACATGGATGAACTTCGCAAGGCAGGGGACTCTTGTGGAGCGCGCATAGAGGTTCGTGCCCGCAATGTTCCAACTGGACTAGGTGAGCCTTTATTTGACAAGCTTGATGCAGATATTGCGCATGCCATGATGGGCATCAATGCGGTAAAAGGTGTTGAAATTGGTGCCGGCTTTAAATCAGTTTCCCAACGCGGCAGTGAACATGGTGATGAACTTCATCCTGGCGGATTTGCTACCAATAATTCTGGCGGCACTTTAGGCGGGATTAGTAGCGGCCAAGATTTACGCATCTCTATTGCCATCAAACCGACCTCTAGCATTATGAGTCCAAAGCAGTCTGTAGACTTAGACGGAAACCCAATTACCGTGCAAACGAAAGGGCGCCATGATCCTTGTGTTGGTATTCGGGCAACACCAATTGCGGAAGCAATGCTAGCACTCGTATTAATGGATCATGCGTTACGTTATCGCGCACAGTGTGCTGACGTATCTTCGCCTGCGGCTTCTATTCTAGCATCGCAACCGGGCCCCTACCGCGACTAA
- a CDS encoding MFS transporter yields the protein MGLVSPYASLFFLDRGFSVIEIAALMSMVQITRIVGPFSWGWLSDYLSNRIGIIRFCACLAAIIFLCIFFCKATSAFLYGCLFYTPFSAA from the coding sequence GTGGGACTTGTGTCTCCATATGCAAGCTTATTCTTTTTGGATCGCGGCTTTAGCGTTATAGAAATTGCTGCACTCATGTCCATGGTGCAGATCACCCGAATTGTTGGACCTTTCTCATGGGGATGGCTGTCAGACTACCTCTCAAATCGAATTGGCATTATTCGTTTTTGTGCATGCCTAGCCGCCATCATTTTTTTATGTATCTTTTTTTGCAAAGCTACATCAGCTTTTTTATATGGATGTTTGTTCTACACACCATTCTCAGCAGCTTGA
- a CDS encoding MFS transporter, translated as MVKGELLVVLFNPDVRWFLVSGFFMIFAHASLYVFYSLYLADLGYNKFQIGLFWALGVFAEVVFFYFQSKVLSRLDAEVILQAAFGIGVIRFVLIAFFAHNVNLNCGAINACGHFAAHHSALLPPNYFNVDLRDHYRGAKPSWQLISYGLGGTLGGLFAGWIWEASPAQEMSLSCPHLHADWQE; from the coding sequence ATGGTAAAAGGAGAGTTATTAGTAGTTTTATTTAATCCGGATGTACGTTGGTTTTTAGTCTCTGGCTTTTTTATGATCTTTGCCCATGCCTCTTTGTATGTTTTTTATTCTTTATATCTAGCTGACCTGGGTTACAACAAATTTCAGATTGGTCTTTTTTGGGCGCTAGGAGTTTTTGCAGAAGTAGTTTTCTTCTATTTTCAAAGCAAGGTTTTGAGTAGACTTGATGCGGAAGTCATTTTGCAGGCTGCTTTTGGAATCGGTGTGATCCGTTTTGTCCTGATTGCCTTTTTTGCCCATAACGTCAATCTTAATTGTGGCGCAATTAATGCATGCGGGCACTTTGCAGCACACCATAGCGCGCTGCTGCCACCAAACTACTTCAACGTTGATTTACGGGACCATTACAGAGGGGCCAAGCCCTCATGGCAACTGATTTCATATGGACTTGGTGGAACCCTAGGAGGCTTATTCGCCGGATGGATATGGGAAGCATCCCCAGCCCAAGAGATGTCTTTGTCATGTCCGCATTTGCATGCGGACTGGCAGGAATAG